One segment of Cryptococcus neoformans var. grubii H99 chromosome 2, complete sequence DNA contains the following:
- a CDS encoding uroporphyrinogen decarboxylase: protein MSHSIPKLDLVSSWGDIQFPPLKNDLLLRAASGEETPRAPVWVMRQAGRYLPEFLEVRKHHSFFECCQTPSLASALTLQPIDRYPRLDASIIFCDILVVPQALGLEVLMEPSRGPVLPNPLVTPDDIKRLRKDVDVQKELGYVFEAVTLTRKGLDGRVPLIGFCGAPWTLMAYMCEGGGSKTFEKSKSWLYKYPEASHELLRRIADVCADLLIGQVLAGAQMLQVFDSWAGELTPHQFKTFALPPLLHISSKVHSVLSQLSHPGVPITLFAKGANTPSTFSLLSDPAQTGYATLGLDWTVDPVEVREIVGKKVNLQGNFDPTVLYGGKEGIEKEVERLSARWKEAGGGWIANLGHGITPNVKPEDMGWFLECVHKYSKRK, encoded by the exons ATGTCCCACTCCATCCCCAAACTCGACCTCGTCAGCTCGTGGGGGGACATCCAGTTCCCCCCGCTCAAGAAtgacctcctcctccgcgCAGCGAGTGGCGAAGAGACCCCTCGTGCTCCAGTATGGGTCATGAGGCAGGCAGGCCGATACCTCCCTG AATTCCTTGAGGTCCGAAAACATCACTCCTTTTTCGAATGCTGCCAAACCCCTTCCCTCGCATCTGCCCTTACTCTCCAGCCTATTGACCGTTACCCCCGTCTCGAcgcctccatcatcttctgcgACATCCTTGTTGTCCCTCAAGCTCTCGGCTTGGAAGTCCTCATGGAACCTTCTCGCGGTCCTGTCCTTCCCAATCCGCTCGTCACACCTGATGACATCAAGCGTCTCAGGAAGGATGTCGATGTGCAAAAAGAGTTGGGATATGTATTTGAGGCGGTCACGCTTACAAGGAAGGGATTGGATGGAAGGGTGCCCCTGATTGGGTTCTGCGGTGCCCCCTGGACGTTGATGGCGTACATGTGTGAAGGTGGGGGAAGCAAGACGTTTGAGAAGAGTAAGAGCTGGCTGTACAAGTACCCCGAGGCGAGTCATGAGTTGTTGAGGCGTATTGCGGATGTTTGTGCCGATCTCCTTATCGGTCAAGTCCTTGCCGGCGCTCAA ATGCTCCAAGTATTCGACTCCTGGGCTGGCGAACTTACCCCTCATCAATTCAAGACCTTtgccctccctcctctcctccacatctCATCCAAAGTCCACTCCGTCCTCTCCCAACTCTCCCACCCCGGCGTACCTATTACCCTCTTCGCTAAGGGCGCCAACACAccctccaccttttccctcctctctgACCCTGCTCAAACGGGGTACGCCACCCTCGGCCTCGATTGGACCGTGGACCCTGTGGAAGTCCGGGAGATTGTAGGCAAAAAAGTTAACCTCCAAGGAAACTTTGACCCCACAGTGTTGTATggggggaaagaagggatagagaaagaggtggagaggtTGAGTGCGAGGTGGAAGGAAGCTGGAGGCGGGTGGATCGCGAATTTGGGGCATGGGATCACGCCGAATGTCAAACCGGAAGATATGGGGTGGTTCTTGGAGTGTGTGCACAAGTATTCGAAGAGGAAATAA
- a CDS encoding U3 small nucleolar RNA-associated protein 18, which produces MPRNKKRSQRQPSPQPPRQEIKHDWKKDDEELELEQALFGRKQKKFKPDNNNDEESGMSEVEDNDLFTVDAPLAPEFQVDLGGDGYEYAGGDGDSDSDSEISGDENEFRAFSPSPSHDRSIYGGSGSESGSEDEDETDRPTITLPDDIVDLPSSHDEELSRSKRVPLWNDPADEMAKVDISASRRLKKVDRGKRKTVEGELVGGKELQARLREQFERLHPPPEWAKRRTLAGTPSLSSLLTSNKSFISHSSLPSAQDPLARPPLPPGTIDLKRVRNANHTNPTVSKREAEGGKGGVVDMAWHPSKQVGVLAVGGGDRRVKFFQIDGHTNPTLLTLHIPSLPLSKLTYHPSGTSLLLTGSRPFYYTYDLSSQKCLRSPRNLFGSVASREGDAPNELSRHTFSPDGSLLAVAGRRGAVSILSHSISGSGVGGMVAELRSGRGGTATALSFSSNGKYLSVLGGRDGAEVEVWDVAQREVVGKWRDDGMRGGGVMESSRDGGWVAVGSNTGLVNLYSPSLLPPSTPSPSSTLTTQATPLKTLSHLTTPITSLSSHPSSSILCISSSTRKDQLKLYHLPTGNAFSNWPTQGTPLGRVTTTGFSESGEWLGVGNAGGKVLLWSLRHWA; this is translated from the exons ATGCCCagaaacaagaagagatcaCAGCGACAGCCATCTCCACAGCCACCAAGGCAGGAGATCAAGCATGACTGgaaaaaagatgatgaggaattGGAACTCGAACAGGCTCTCTTCGGACGCAAACAGAAAAAGTTCAAGCCAGATAATAACAACGACGAGGAGAGTGGAATGAGTGAAGTAGAGGACAACGAC TTGTTTACAGTTGACGCACCCCTCGCACCCGAATTTCAAGTTGACCTCGGTGGTGATGGTTACGAATACGCCGGCGGCGACGGCGACAGCGACTCTGATTCTGAAATTTCAGGAGACGAAAACGAGTTCAGAGCGTTTTCACCTTCCCCCAGTCACGACCGCTCCATCTACGGTGGCTCTGGTTCCGAGTCTGGatctgaagatgaagatgagactGACCGCCCAACAATCACCCTTCCCGACGATATCGTCgatctcccttcttctcatgaCGAAGAACTATCACGTTCAAAAAGAGTACCGCTTTGGAATGACCCTGCGGACGAGATGGCAAAGGTTGACATCAGTGCGTCGAGACGGTTGAAAAAAGTAGATCGGGGGAAGCGGAAGACTGTGGAAGGGGAACTTGTAGGTGGGAAAGAGCTGCAAGCGAGATTAAGAGAGCA ATTCGAACGGCTCCATCCCCCACCTGAATGGGCCAAACGACGTACTCTCGCCGGTactccctccctctcctccctcctcactTCCAACAAATCGTTCATCTCTcactcttccctcccctccGCACAAGACCCTTTGGCCCGTCCACCTCTCCCGCCAGGGACAATTGACCTTAAACGTGTGCGTAACGCAAACCACACCAACCCGACCGTCAGTAAACGAGAAGCCGAAGGCGGTAAGGGTGGAGTGGTGGATATGGCGTGGCATCCAAGCAAGCAGGTGGGAGTATTGGCcgttggtggtggcgaTAGGCGAGTAAAGTTTTTCCAG ATTGACGGACACACAAACCCCACTTTACTCACCCTCCACATCCCCTCActccctctctccaaaCTCACTTACCATCCCTCGGGgacctccctcctccttacCGGTTCTCGCCCCTTTTACTACACATACGACCTCTCGTCACAAAAATGCTTGCGCTCCCCACGCAACCTATTCGGCTCTGTCGCTTCCCGTGAGGGGGACGCACCCAACGAATTGTCGAGACATACTTTCTCCCCGGATGGGAGTCTTCTCGCTGTCGCGGGACGACGTGGTGCCGTCTCTATCCTCTCCCACTCCATCTCTGGCAGTGGGGTAGGCGGGATGGTGGCAGAACTGAGATCAGGTAGAGGCGGGACAGCGACAGCActgtccttctcctccaacgGAAAGTACCTCAGTGTGTTGGGAGGTAGAGATGGGGCAGAGGTGGAAGTTTGGGATGTAGCGCAAAGGGAGGTGGTGGGCAAGTGGAGGGATGATGGGATGAGGGGTGGTGGGGTTATGGAGTCGAGTagggatggaggatgggtCGCTGTTGG ATCCAACACCGGCCTCGTCAACCTCTACTccccctctctcctccctccgTCCAccccatccccttcctctaccCTCACCACCCAAGCAACGCCACTTAAGACCCTCTCCCACTTAACGACTCCCATAacctccctctcctcccacccttcctcctccatcctctgcatctcctcctccacccgTAAAGACCAATTGAAGTTATACCACCTTCCTACTGGAAACGCCTTTTCAAACTGGCCTACGCAGGGGACCCCGTTGGGACGGGTGACGACGACAGGATTTAGTGAGAGTGGAGAATGGTTGGGAGTGGGGAATGCCGGTGGGAAAGTGCTGCTTTGGAGTTTGAGACATTGGGCGTAA
- a CDS encoding lysine-specific demethylase 3 translates to MDDLPPLPMTFDPDNDDFDDEDRRGFGHGSGDGDEDGDLLIVHEEEEEQQEQQEQQEEEGEGEGEGEDQTNLMEYIASLQQIGDHDNDGNQDQDHDPETGHTHEHDHVYGPGHEEEEGEPTDRMVVDAEGDKLGESDRNQKPPQNQNPDSSPIAAPRSSRLQSAQQEEGQGKESNQIGIDIRRDGPMDVDMEEELGESIEVDPGQESGELHVPEPEFDRELSSPLSDLPDLPDELEFSPPPSPGPSGPSRNRQRQPSSNGNLSIGMGMGMEVDRDSPLTPLYDDYDHEDDAGSLHSRSRAESSAAGARRSTSMSNANAKNATKRGQNTVRNKDNRDREKQERKRSLSFSSSPPLESIEVAPDISPSLPHAQGTMGTVGAGRKKRQRERANKGKLPLRHGHAHGDGPSDGEGNSEVELVPKTTKRSKSSHPASSHPAHHPSRKPLDPISTGLKLPGPRALPPSRPRAVNDQSIKKLLVGKTEEVQLGVCLRERYKKWGKCTQCVSKLGGDSCRFRDYRVFPINPKTTEITGPGYFKSTAWPEPLTPLPTKFTSPLDGDKVEEIQRTVAGVLLPLITGEARHCFWPFHLQRWGGREGEGEEASDPTHPTQQATNPANPTTLHRGVDTALHRSVCDFCSSTIFGGYYFCKKCGRDYCLQCERYFPDSMEAIGESPWELTDAARPRLLKCIKQPWEEMMSGGGGEIGSGSTENGNGNDSAKTNGNTNTNGGSSTNKNGRKREKAIAWHVRSDLQPVSRFTKEEIEGHWLSLAEFVIGHGYGPDGSSSSGLGPLFDAGDGAEPQGEKKKEEWRLHWERMLRVMGLQMDEEVDRVLEQWWMDVRVVREKEKDRKRGLVAHLGPSANIESNSDTNTNPHPVSNPESSSRNTIDSQASIDNTLTSIPGSAVTPTKNETQQEHEVDEDEDLETGEPRIAGEKLNDMMEKEDEEGISAALTAPTPLSSVTPAAFAAVPSPTPISGVEIPLGTSVTPTISSSNSPQVNAPLEESSAPSISRLRSVPTSDPNPKTAPNPTPSQQQNLKQISFNYTKHTHPNPPSDPANLSNYSLPFIYLPSPEGLNNKAFDELWSKGEPIVIGGVNVHVGGGDGGQRRREGEEWGPEKFMERFGEEQCSVVDCQSDTPLVSTVGAFFAAFGESVSKPGGSEEGEKRKEKKRQGILKLKDWPPGDEFVNTHPELYHDFCAALPVPDYTRRDGVLNLYSHFPPGPTRPDIGPKMYAAFAALETPGGFGSTRLHMDVADAVNIMLHASPIPDDSLSLESVTLSTSSPEITSRTGSNVQPRLGCAVWDIYPAQDADKIREFLKEKFDKTHNFVDPIHSQMFYLDAKARKELWERKRVVSWRIYQYPGQAVFIPAGCAHQVCNLSDCIKMALDFVSPHNVPRCQQLTKDFRRENYLKAWKEDVLQLYNVLWYAWLSARETIMRGEKEAAAAELRRKQPQSFQSNDNNSPLFQSKLPTSSPFCSTTPTVTPTLDLDSSSRMGYDRLSTGMGIGERGMGMGLGRVGMGSWGNVSSVRDEPPRGGPVPLALSGQPEKVSRSEFSEGEESGESISEINKEKEGNREEKSDQGKQLTGDSSLSANSLFNSLSLQLAKSLFTLALQRDETNPSELFVPSAAAMNHRPRGPSLPDSHSSTAHSRSSSRVPSTHTVHNRSLQASASFRTNNIKEKDNKFSPTKKLKNPARPLRTSTLIKLGAKRMDEILELARGDLGEGESLGNALGGLGNFAELGGMESHGGMQGWAGLRTMSESLKGREDGDREGSPLISINDVHNSNSSPNAETVTSTPPDDAIDRTDAETSADIAAEILSMDIDHQEDGTNIEDDGDLEGLRRIVERGILEQEQGQEQGQGQEREQEGEQEDEEMDNELGEEGREAIASIQRLQAVEEAEEEERERENLAKEEQREREMGRPHVVAINNDEDKEEEEGKEEKDEQADRERAEQREEEEKEIEGEDEDAEGEEFEEVSKMDVDFGMFM, encoded by the exons ATGGACGATCTACCCCCACTGCCCATGACGTTTGACCCGGACAACGATGattttgatgatgaagatcgTAGAGGTTTCGGGCATGGAAGCGGAGAcggggatgaggatggcgatCTTTTGATTGTGcatgaagaggaggaggagcaacAAGAGCAACAGGAGCaacaggaggaagaaggggaaggagagggagagggagaggaccAAACCAACTTGATGGAATATATCGCTTCGTTACAACAAATCGGCGACCACGATAATGACGGTaatcaagatcaagatcacGATCCGGAAACCGGCCATACCCATGAACATGACCATGTGTATGGTCCTGGacacgaggaagaagagggggagCCGACAGATCggatggtggtggatgCAGAAGGTGACAAGCTTGGTGAATCGGATAGAAATCAAAAGCCGCCTCAAAATCAGAATCCCGATTCAAGTCCCATCGCAGCCCCAAGATCTAGCCGACTCCAAAGTGCacagcaagaagaagggcaaggaaaagaatcAAACCAAATTGGTATTGATATACGGAGGGATGGGCCGATGGACGTGgatatggaagaggaaCTTGGTGAGAGCATCGAAGTTGATCCTGGGCAAGAATCTGGGGAAT TGCATGTACCTGAGCCCGAATTTGATCGCGAACTatcatctcctctctcgGACCTTCCAGATTTACCTGATGAACTTGAATTCTCgcctcccccttctcccgGACCTTCTGGGCCAAGTCGGAATCGTCAACGCCAACCAAGTAGTAACGGCAATCTGAGCATAGGAATGGGTATGGGCATGGAGGTTGATCGGGATTCCCCGCTCACACCGCTATACGATGATTATGATCacgaagatgatgctgGTTCACTACACTCACGTTCACGCGCGGAATCCTCAGCTGCGGGTGCGAGACGATCTACCTCCATGTCAAACGCGAATGCGAAGAATGCGACTAAACGGGGTCAAAATACGGTCCGAAACAAGGATAATAGGGATAGGGAAAagcaagaaagaaagaggagtTTATcgttctcatcttctcctccgtTGGAAAGTATAGAGGTCGCACCTGatatctctccttccctcccacATGCGCAGGGTACGATGGGTACTGTCGGGGCtgggcggaagaagaggcagagagAACGGGCTAACAAAGGGAAATTACCTCTACGCCATGGACATGCGCATGGAGATGGACCTTCTGACGGAGAAGGGAATAGTGAGGTTGAGCTTGTCCCAAAGACTACTAAACGGTCTAAATCTTCCCACCCTGCCTCCTCCCACCCGGCACACCATCCCTCTCGCAAACCTCTTGACCCAATCTCCACTGGCCTCAAACTCCCCGGTCCCCGTGCCCTCCCGCCCTCTCGCCCCCGCGCGGTCAACGATCAATCTATCAAAAAGTTACTCGTGGGTAAAACGGAAGAAGTGCAGTTGGGCGTTTGCCTGAGGGAGAGGTATAAGAAGTGGGGCAAATGTACGCAATGTGTGAGTAAGCTAGGGGGGGATAGTTGTAGGTTTAGAGATTATAGAGTATTTCC GATCAACCCCAAAACAACAGAAATCACTGGTCCAGGCTATTTCAAATCTACCGCCTGGCCTGAGCCGCTTACCCCGCTCCCAACGAAATTTACGTCCCCCCTCGATGGGgacaaggtggaggagataCAGAGGACGGTGGCAGGGGTGTTGTTGCCGTTGATAACGGGTGAGGCGAGGCATTGTTTTTGGCCGTTTCATCTGCAGAGGTGGGGTGGAcgagagggggagggggaagaagccTCCGATCCCACTCATCCCACCCAACAGGCGACCAATCCCGCCAACCCCACCACCCTCCACCGCGGTGTTGATACCGCCCTCCACCGATCCGTCTGCGATTtctgctcctccaccatctttgGCGGGTATTATTTCTGTAAGAAGTGCGGGAGAGATTACTGTTTGCAGTGTGAGCGCTATTTCCCGGATAGTATGGAGGCCATAGGAGAGAGTCCGTGGGAATTGACGGATGCTGCGAGACCGAGGTTGTTAAAGTGTATAAAGCAGCCTTGGGAAGAAATGATGAgcggaggtggaggagaaattGGAAGTGGCTCAACCGAGAACGGTAATGGCAATGACAGCGCCAAAACGAACGGCAACACAAACACCAACGGTGGCAGCAGTACGAACaaaaatggaagaaaaagagaaaaggccATTGCTTGGCATGTCCGGAGTGATTTGCAGCCCGTTTCGAGATTTACAAAAGAGGAAATTGAGGGACATTGGCTGAGCCTTGCAGAATTTGTCATTGGGCATGGGTATGGTCCAGACGGTAGCTCTAGCTCTGGGTTGGGCCCTCTCTTTGATGCTGGTGATGGGGCCGAACCccaaggagagaagaaaaaggaggaatggAGGCTCCACTGGGAACGGATGTTAAGAGTGATGGGGTTGcagatggatgaagaggtggaCAGGGTTTTGGAACAATGGTGGATGGATGTTCGTGTTGtcagggagaaggaaaaggacaGGAAAAGGGGGCTTGTAGCGCACCTGGGGCCCAGCGCCAATATCGAGTCCAATTCCGATACCAATACGAATCCGCACCCCGTCAGTAATCCCGAAAGCAGTTCTAGGAACACCATCGACTCCCAAGCTTCCATTGATAACACATTAACTTCCATTCCTGGGTCAGCCGTCACGCCCACAAAGAACGAAACCCAACAAGAACACGAAGtagacgaggatgaagatttGGAGACGGGAGAGCCCAGGATTGCAGGGGAAAAGTTGAACGAtatgatggagaaggaggatgaagaagggataTCAGCAGCTCTTACAGCTCCAACACCCCTCAGTTCTGTCACTCCAGCTGCCTTTGCAGCCGTACCGTCACCGACGCCAATCAGCGGAGTCGAAATACCCCTTGGTACAAGCGTTACTcccaccatctcttcaagcAACTCTCCTCAAGTCAATGCTCCTCTAGAGGAATCCAGCGCACCATCTATATCTCGACTAAGATCCGTTCCCACCTCCGACCCCAACCCTAAAACCGCCCCTAATCCCACGCCAAGCCAGCAGCAAAATCTTAAGCAGATTTCATTCAACTACACGAAGCATACGCACCCCAATCCACCTTCCGACCCAGCCAATCTTTCAAACTATTCTTTACCGTTCATCTACCTCCCTTCACCGGAGGGTTTAAATAATAAGGCGTTTGATGAGCTGTGGAGTAAAGGGGAGCCGATCGTCATAGGTGGTGTGAATGTCCATGTCGGTGGTGGCGATGGTGGGcaacgacgacgagaaggggaggaatGGGGACCTGAAAAGTTTATGGAGAGGTTTGGGGAAGAACAATGTTCGGTAGTTGATTGCCAGAGTGATACGCCTTTGGTTTCGACGGTAGGTGCCTTCTTCGCTGCATTTGGCGAAAGTGTAAGCAAACCGGGGGGGAGCGAGGAgggggaaaagaggaaggaaaagaaacgGCAAGGGATTTTGAAACTGAAA GATTGGCCGCCTGGTGATGAGTTTGTGAATACGCACCCAGAGCTATATCATGATTTTTGTGCGGCTTTGCCTGTACCGGACTACAcgaggagagatggagtGTTGAACCTGTATTCACAT TTCCCTCCGGGTCCGACGAGACCTGATATTGGCCCAAAGATGTACGCTGCCTTTGCTGCACTAGAGACGCCCGGCGGATTTGGCTCAACGAGGTTACACATGGACGTCGCGGATGCTGTTAACATCATGCTACATGCTTCTCCCATCCCTGACGACTCGCTATCGTTAGAGTCTGTAACCCTTTCAACTTCTTCGCCAGAAATCACTTCAAGGACCGGCTCCAATGTACAACCGAGACTTGGCTGCGCTGTATGGGACATCTACCCTGCACAAGATGCCGATAAGATCAGAGAATTTCTCAAAGAAAAGTTTGACAAGACCCATAACTTTGTGGATCCCATTCACTCGCAAATGTTTTATCTCGATGCGAAAGCGAGGAAAGAGTTGTGGGAACGTAAGAGAGTTGTCAGCTGGAGAATCTATCAATATCCT GGTCAAGCAGTTTTTATTCCTGCAGGATGTGCGCATCAAGTTTGTAATCTTTCTGACTGTATTAAGATGGCTCTGGACTTCGTTAGCCCCC ACAACGTCCCAAGGTGTCAGCAACTTACCAAGGATTTTCGCAGAGAGAACTATTTGAAAGCatggaaggaggatgtcCTGCAGTTGTATAACGTCTTATG GTATGCTTGGCTCTCGGCTCGTGAAACTATCATGcgaggagaaaaggaagcaGCCGCTGCAGAACTTCGACGAAAGCAGCCTCAATCTTTTCAATCCAACGATAACAACTCTCCACTATTCCAATCAAAGCTTCCTACATCTTCCCCCTTCTGCTCCACTACGCCTACTGTTACACCGACTCTCGATTTAGACTCTTCGTCAAGAATGGGATACGACCGTTTGAGCACGGGTATGGGAATTGGCGAGCGAGGTATGGGGATGGGTTTGGGAAGGGTTGGTATGGGCAGTTGGGGAAATGTTAGTTCAGTGAGGGATGAGCCACCGAGGGGCGGACCTGTGCCGTTGGCGTTGAGTGGTCAACCTGAGAAGGTCTCAAGAAGTGAATTTTCCGAAGGTGAGGAATCAGGCGAATCTATTAGCGAGATaaacaaggaaaaggagggcAATCGCGAGGAGAAATCGGACCAAGGCAAGCAATTGACCGGCGATTCGAGCTTATCTGCCAATTCTCTCTTCAACTCCCTTTCACTTCAGCTTGCCAAGtctctcttcaccctcgccctccaACGTGACGAAACCAACCCTTCGGAATTATTTGTCCCTTCTGCCGCGGCCATGAACCATCGACCCCGTGGCCCATCCTTACCCGACTCACATTCTTCCACTGCCCATTCCcgatcttcctctcgtGTGCCCTCAACGCATACCGTGCACAATCGGTCCCTGCAAGCTTCCGCATCTTTCCGCACAAATAATATCAAGGAGAAAGACAATAAATTTTCTCCCACAAAAAAGCTCAAGAACCCCGCCCGTCCGCTTCGTACGTCAACGCTTATCAAGCTTGGAGCAAAACGAATGGATGAGATCCTTGAACTCGCAAGGGGGGATCTGGGAGAGGGTGAGAGTTTGGGCAATGCACTTGGAGGCCTAGGGAACTTTGCAGAGCTTGGTGGTATGGAGTCGCATGGTGGGATGCAAGGCTGGGCCGGGTTGAGGACAATGTCGGAGAGCTTGAAGggtcgagaagatggggataGAGAAGGAAGTCCACTGATATCCATCAACGATGTCCACAATTCCAACTCTAGCCCCAACGCCGAGACCGTTACCTCCACGCCACCTGACGATGCCATCGACCGTACCGACGCTGAAACCTCCGCTGATATCGCCGCCGAGATACTCTCAATGGATATTGACCATCAAGAAGACGGGACAAACATcgaagatgatggggaTCTTGAAGGCTTGAGGCGGATTGTCGAGCGAGGAATATTGGAGCAGGAACAAGGGCAAGAGCAAGGGCAGGGTCAAGAACGGGAACAAGAGGGGGAgcaggaggatgaagagatggataaCGAGCTTGGTGAGGAGGGCAGGGAGGCGATAGCGTCTATTCAGAGGCTACAGGCAGTAgaggaggcagaggaggaagagagggaaagagagaatctcgcgaaggaggagcaaCGTGaaagggagatgggaagacCCCATGTTGTTGCTATCAATAATGATGAAGataaagaggaagaggaagggaaagaggagaaagatgaacAGGCAGATAGAGAAAGGGCGGAACAacgggaggaggaagaaaaagagattgaaggtgaagacgaagatgcCGAAGGCGAGGAATTTGAAGAGGTTTCGAAAATGGATGTAGATTTTGGCATGTTTATGTAG
- a CDS encoding serine/arginine repetitive matrix protein 1 codes for MADTGMRGTNALQDSRFKDKELASIKSTKFPKHFSEKVDLRKVNISVLRPWVAEKVTELIKVEDDIVVEYVFGMLEDRENPTPDPKKMQVSLVGFMDKYGAAAFMDALWKLLLSAQKTVGGVPAEFIEAKKQELQRKQQESTSLPLPPPQPLAAHPQARSSGPAGRSRAEDYYGREPRGGFGGRGSGGGGDRGGRGEFPRGRDGRDGLPTRPYPPPRSPRHRSLSRSRSRSRSPPPRRPFTNANSGRYPDRHPDRDRERDWGNRRGNQRGESFRDRPRDEGWASRGSGGGGGSSVNPRERNYRRPTPPRRPSPPPSAAQIRIRGAGRGRSLSRSPPPRRSLSRSRTPSRSLPRSRSPSPIRRGRGHGREYERGSSDRGRSLSRSRSRSRSRSRNDTPPRAQTRKHPRSMSRSRTRSRSRSRSRTPVRQRTRDYTPTPEL; via the exons ATGGCAGACACAGGTATGCGGGGCACAAATGCCCTTCAAGACTCT AGGTTCAAAGACAAGGAACTTGCCAGCATCAAATCCACAAAATTCCCTAAACATTTCTCTGAAAAAGTCGATCTCCGCAAAGTCAACATCTCTGTCCTCCGTCCTTGGGTTGCTGAAAAGGTCACCGAGCTTATCAAAGTGGAGGACGATATCGTTGTGGAGTATGTCTTTGGGATGCTTGAAGATCGTGAGAACCCT ACTCCCGACCCGAAGAAAATGCAAGTCTCCCTCGTAGGGTTCATGGACAAGTACGGCGCCGCAGCATTCATGGACGCTCTTTGGAAACTACTTCTTTCGGCGCAAAAGACGGTTGGCGGTGTTCCCGCCGAG TTCATCGAAGCCAAAAAACAAGAACTCCAACGAAAACAACAAGAATccacctccctccctcttcctcctccccagcCTTTGGCAGCCCATCCTCAAGCCCGCTCATCCGGCCCAGCAGGAAGATCGAGAGCGGAAGATTACTATGGCCGTGAGCCACGTGGAGGGTTTGGTGGACGTggtagtggtggtggaggtgatcGTGGAGGACGAGGGGAATTCCctcgaggaagagacgggCGAGATGGGCTCCCCACCCGCCCATACCCCCCTCCCCGCTCTCCTCGCCATCGATCCCTTTCACGATCGCGTTCCCGATCCCGTTCGCCCCCGCCCCGTCGACCTTTTACGAATGCCAACTCTGGCCGATACCCCGACCGACACCCCGATCGTGACCGAGAACGAGATTGGGGTAACCGCCGTGGTAACCAAAGAGGTGAATCATTTAGAGATCGACCAAGAGACGAGGGATGGGCTTCCCGCggtagtggtggtggtggtggctcGTCCGTCAATCCCAGAGAAAGAAATTACCGTCGCCCTACCCCACCACGCCGTCCTTCCCCGCCCCCTTCTGCAGCTCAAATTCGAATCCGAGGCGCGGGCCGGGGTCGGTCTCTCTCACgttctcctccccctcgTCGTTCGCTCTCCCGTTCGCGTACTCCATCTCGATCCCTGCCACGTTCACGTTCCCCCTCTCCTATTCGCCGGGGCCGCGGCCACGGACGCGAGTACGAACGAGGCTCATCTGACCGCGGTAGGAGCCTGAGCCGAAGCAGAAGCCGaagcaggagcaggagcaggaaTGACACCCCGCCACGTGCACAGACACGAAAACACCCACGCTCCATGTCTAGATCACGAACCCGATCTCGCTCACGATCTCGATCCCGGACACCTGTCAGACAAAGGACGAGGGATTACACTCCCACGCCTGAACTTTGA